GAGGGGGATCCACTAAGCTTTCCCGACTTCCACCGGCGTCATCGGCTCCGGTCCTCGATCGTGCCGATCCGGAGCGTGTCGACCCGCGAGGCGATCTCGTGGACCGCCTGCTTCCACTCGGGTTCGTCACGGACCTCGAGTTCGCGGCGCAGGCGTTCGTTCTCCGCCTCGAGCGTCCGCGTCGTCGCTTCGAGTTCGTCGACTCGGTCCTCGAGTCGGTACCGTCGTTCCCGGTGCGCCTCGAGGTTCTGTTGGAGCATGTTTCGCTCCCGCCGGAGTCGCTCGCTCCCCTCGCGCAATCCCTCGTTCGTTCGTCGACTGCGAGCGAGTCTGCGTTCGCGAACCGCAATCTCGTCGGCCTCCTCGTCCTCGAGGGTGATTCGGCCCGACCGCGTCGCGTTGACGACGGCGCCCGCGAGCAGAATCAGCCCGCCGAAGTACAGCCACGTGAGCAACAGCAGGATCGCTCCGACCGGTCCCGCCGCCTCCGAGTCGGACGCGACGGCGACGTACACCTGGAAGAGCGACTGGAGTGCTGCCCAGCCGACCGCGGCGACGACGACGCCGGGGAGTATCTCGCGGACGGAGACGCCGACGTCCGGGAAGAAGTAGTACATCGGAAGGAACGCGACCGTGAGTCCGACGACGAGCAGGAGCGGGTTCACCAGTCCGATGAAGGGAATCTCGGGGAAGGCCGCGAAGACGACGGTCGCGCCCCCTGCGGCGAGGAGTGCGAGCGCGATGGCTCCGAAGACGATGAACGCGTCTCGAAGCTGTTCGAAGAAGGAATTCTCACTGGCGGACTCGTAGATCTCCGAGAAGGCGGTGTCCAGTCCGCGGAAGATCTTCAGCGACCCCCACACGAGCGTGACGAGCCCGATGATCGATGCGCCGGTCGTCGCGGCCGACCCCTCGATGGAGTCTTCCAGCAGAACCTGGCCGCTCTCGGGCAGGAAGCCCTCGGTCGTCGCGGCGACCTCGGTGGCGAGTTGTTCGTCTCCGACGATCGAGACGAGAAAGAAGACGAGCACGAGCAGCGGAATGAGTGAGATGAACGCCTGGTAAGCGATGCTCGCGGCCATGAAGGGAACGTTCTTTTCCTGGATCCCGGCCACGACAGCCTTCACGAACGAGACGGTTCCACGGGCGTCGGCAGTCATAGGAGACGGATCCACCCCAAGAAGGATAGATCAACGGCTTGCAGCGACCTCGCCGATGCAACAAAACCGCGTGGAACCGAGAATTCGTGGCCGGTCGAGGCGACGACCCGTATCGCGCTCTCGCGACCGCGGAGATCGCAAACGATGTTGCGTTCGATCTCTCGCCGAATGAAAGGTACAATCTACTCGACACTCGCGGAACCGATACGGTTCGAGCCAGTTTTCGAGTCGGTTTCTCGATTATCAGCACGGCCGACTCGACGAGAGAGGATCGTGGAACCCGAACATGAGGGTGCGATTTAGAAATGTCTTTTTCTCGTTTCGTAAAAATTGTTTTGTCAAGGGTAACGTTTAAGAGCGAGGCGCGTGTATTCCTGCGTACGATGAGCACCCAGAAGACCGTCCGTCAATCGGCCGACGCCGTCGAGGAGAACGAACTGCGCCTCGAACAGGACAAAGCCGAGCAGATCGTCGACGCACTGAACACGGAGCTCGCGAACGCGTACGTGCTGTACCACCAGCTCAAGAAACACCACTGGGTCGTCGAGGGCGCTGAGTTCCTGCCGCTCCACGAGTTCTTCGAGGAGGCCTACGAGAACGTCGAGGAGGCCGCGGACATCATCGCCGAACGAGCCCAGGCGCTCGGCGGCGTCCCCGTCTCCGGACCCGCGAACCAACAGGAACGCGCAACGGTCGAGTTCGAGGGCGAGGACGTCTACGACATCCGGACGATGATGCAAAACGACCTCGAGATGTACGGCGAGATCATCGCGTCGCTGCGCGACAGCATCGAACTCGCCGATAACCTCGGCGACTACGCCACCGCCGAGATCCTGCGCGAGATCCTCGTCACCACCGAGGAAGACGCCCACCACTTCGAGCACTACCTCGAGGACGACACCCTGGTGCTCGAAGAGGCGACGAAGTAAACAGTCGGACGACGACGGACCCGCGCTGGCAATTCGTTCTTTTTGAAATGCCGTACGAGAGGAAGAGACGTCTCTTCGTCGATCAGTCCGAGTGAGAGGAGAACCCGATCGCTACGGCTCGAGGTCGACGGCGAGGTCCGTCGCGATCCAGCCGTCGGTGTTGTTTCGTTCCGTAAAAACGATTTTTCCTGGGCGGGGCTCGTGCCTGCTCACGATTGCGTCCGGCTCCTCGACCGGATCCTCGAGGTCGGCGTCCTGCCGTCGGGCGGGTACGTCCATCGAGTTGGATTAGGTGCGCCTAAATCTAAAAAGGTTTTGGTCGACCTAGTAACTCGAAGTGAAGAGTGTCCTCCCGTTCGTCGATCCGGTTGGCTGCGATCGCGGGCGGCGAACGGGTAGATCCGAGCACCCCCTCTCGAGACGACTACATCCCCGTTCGCTTGGCTCGCCGGGCGTACTTTCAAACTCGTCACCGTCGTAGCCGCGCCTATGGAGTTCGACGTTATCCAGGGAAATATCGCCGAACAGTCCGCCGGTGCGCTGGTCAACGCCGCCGGCACGAGCCTCGAGATGGGCTCCGGCGTCGCCGGCGCGCTCCGCGATCGGGCCGGCGAAGAGATCAACGAAGAGGCCACGGAAAAGGGGCCGATCGATCTCGGCGAGGCCGCTGCCACCGACGCGTACGACCTGAACGCCGATTACGTCATCCACGCCGCCGCGATGCCGCACTACGGCGATGGCCAGGCGACCGGCGAGAGCATCCGCGACGCGACGCGAAACGCCCTCGAGAACGCCGACGACCTGGGGTGTCGGTCGATCGTCGTGCCGGCGCTCGGCTGCGGCGTCGCCGGCTTCGACCTCGAGGCGGGTGCCGCGATCATCGGCGAGGAGATCGAGAACTACGAGCCGGAGCACGTAGAGGAAGTTCGGCTCATCGGCTACAGCGACGAGGAGTACGAGGCGATTCGCGCGGCGACCGGAAAGGCGACCGAATCCGAGCAGGGAGAAGCCGAAGCGGACCGATGAGAAGCGACTGCGACTGGATCGTCCGTAATCAGGAGAGCGAGAGACCGCGAATCTCGACGCCGTCGCCCTCCTCGACGCGGCCGATAATCTGACCGTCCGTCTCGTCGACCAGCGACTCGGCCTGCTCGTCAGGGAGTGCGACGACGAAGCCGGTTCCCGTGTTAAACGTCCGGTGCATCTCTTCGTCGGTGACGTTCCCCTCCTCCTGGACGAACTCGAAGATCGGCTGGGCCGGCAGCGGATCGTCGATCACGTACCG
This DNA window, taken from Natronococcus sp. CG52, encodes the following:
- a CDS encoding macro domain-containing protein → MEFDVIQGNIAEQSAGALVNAAGTSLEMGSGVAGALRDRAGEEINEEATEKGPIDLGEAAATDAYDLNADYVIHAAAMPHYGDGQATGESIRDATRNALENADDLGCRSIVVPALGCGVAGFDLEAGAAIIGEEIENYEPEHVEEVRLIGYSDEEYEAIRAATGKATESEQGEAEADR
- a CDS encoding YhjD/YihY/BrkB family envelope integrity protein; the protein is MTADARGTVSFVKAVVAGIQEKNVPFMAASIAYQAFISLIPLLVLVFFLVSIVGDEQLATEVAATTEGFLPESGQVLLEDSIEGSAATTGASIIGLVTLVWGSLKIFRGLDTAFSEIYESASENSFFEQLRDAFIVFGAIALALLAAGGATVVFAAFPEIPFIGLVNPLLLVVGLTVAFLPMYYFFPDVGVSVREILPGVVVAAVGWAALQSLFQVYVAVASDSEAAGPVGAILLLLTWLYFGGLILLAGAVVNATRSGRITLEDEEADEIAVRERRLARSRRTNEGLREGSERLRRERNMLQQNLEAHRERRYRLEDRVDELEATTRTLEAENERLRRELEVRDEPEWKQAVHEIASRVDTLRIGTIEDRSR
- the dpsA gene encoding DNA starvation/stationary phase protection protein DpsA, translating into MSTQKTVRQSADAVEENELRLEQDKAEQIVDALNTELANAYVLYHQLKKHHWVVEGAEFLPLHEFFEEAYENVEEAADIIAERAQALGGVPVSGPANQQERATVEFEGEDVYDIRTMMQNDLEMYGEIIASLRDSIELADNLGDYATAEILREILVTTEEDAHHFEHYLEDDTLVLEEATK